Part of the Ornithodoros turicata isolate Travis chromosome 6, ASM3712646v1, whole genome shotgun sequence genome, atcatcgtcatcatgtatttctctctctctctctctctactctTTGCGTTCCTTTGCATTCCAGGATCTACCCCGTTGAGTACCCGAGGGTAGCGACTCCGGATCGACTCGCGCTACTCCCTATCAGATGGGGGGTAGCTATAAgagtagtgacgtcagagctattgcgtgcttttgctgctgctcgtCTCGGCTGGATCATAGGGGCGCTCGGAAATGCAGAGTAGCATGCACGAAACCATATATCAATCTCCTTTTCCTTGGTGCGTAACCACTAACCCCATATTACTGTATTTCCATATTTCCATTCTTGTCATATTTGTTAATACTGTCATTGTCGAATTAATAGTTGTAAATATACCCCTGCAGTGTTAACTATTCACGCGTGATATCGAAATGTATTAATATAtgctgtttccgtttctgttctCCGCGTTTGAATGCCATTTGTACGTACTTTCTACACGTATTTGTATGCTCCGCTGTGTGAGAATGCAGTGTCTGGGACTCGTCAAGCTACCCAGTGTAGCTTTTTTCCCAGTACTCTGGGTCCAATGTTGGGccaaataaagttattattattatgattattatacACAACACACGTCAGTTCGTTGCATGTAAAGGTCGAAAGCAGACTCTTCTTTGCGTTTTTAAAGCTAATTGCGAACGcgcacagcgctaccgtttctCGGAATGCGCGGTAAATAGCCCTAATTCATGGCATAAATGTTTTATGAAGTCACGCAGATGATCCCATACCGAAGTGAACACCGTCACAGCAGAGGCGAAGTAGCGGCCAGAAGGTTCCGAGGACCAAAcgtcactgtcgtctgctgccgccATAGCGAAGATCACAGTCGCGCCCGTTTCACAACCAACTCTATATTGGATCGCCTGTACCCTCtaggtcacgtggtacaactctCACGTGACCAGCTATGACTCGGTagtttgttttggaacgcagcCACAGTAATAGCCCCCGCCGCTAGCCCTTTGAAGCCCTGTGAACGTGACGTGGCCTCACAGGAGCACAACGGTTTTGCAAGATGCGTTCACTTGCCTTCGCCCTGGTCTTTGTTGGACTAGCTTGCGGTGGACATGTCCCAATCAGCTACTGTGGTAAGCGGGATGTAGTTGCTCGTCCGCGTACTTTCTCGTTCAGTATGCGATAGAATTCACCTTTCTCTGCAGGAACCATGTCAAGAGCAAGAATAGAACATGTCGATATCGAACAGTGCGATTCTGAGTCTTGTGTGATCAGGAGGGGCCGATGGACGCGTTTTATGTTTGCAATCGACCCATGTAAGTGATAAGAGCAATTATTACTGAGAAGTTTCAATTTACTCTGTATAGCTTATGTACTGGCTtactcttggtcagcaaagtcaaggatagacTTCCAGAATGCCTCACCCAGTCGCCAACGGACAAGAATCTGAGCTGTGCGCGCTGCCATTGGTTCTGGTAGGTGCGATagcttcacggtgacgttatcaacggtctactgaAACTCTAATCTCTTGTTGTTAATAACGTGGCTTTCCGAGGTATCctatctaccgcacccaatcagaGGATACCATTCTGAGTCACGCCATTGATTCGTTGTGTACTTCACGGTGACTTTATCAATGGTGTACTGAAACTCCTTATTATcttgttagtagaccgttgataaagtACCTTCCGTAGCACCGTatatctaccgcacccaatgaACGGATAAGGTTCTGCAGTTATCCTTATATAGCAAGCACAAAATGAGCCAGTGTTGTCACGGGTGTTGTACAGATGAATAGTGTAAACAGGCAGAGACTGGAAGACGATCAAGTTGTCTCTCTTTCAGACGTCAACAGCACGACGCTGACGTTGGACGCTAGCTTAACGCTTGTCGGCATGAGCTCCCCGGTCACGGCTCTGGGGTCGTCAAACCTCTGCGGTTACATCAGGTGTCCCATCTTGGCAGGAAGAACCTACGACGACGCTGCGCAAATCATGATAGGCACGTGGGTTCCCCGCGTAAGTGCCACTTTCAGAGAGGGATGTTCACATGCACGAGCTGAGACGGTGATACATGTCGACATGTTGACTCATGTTCATGTGTGTGGCTATCCAAATCAGCATTCGTCCATGCGCTGCGCTCTAGGGCAAAGTTGACATTTTGGTTACGTGCTAATTATCATAATCAGCACAACCGTTAGAACCATTTAACGACTGGATCCTGACTCGGCCCTGATTCATGTTACTTCTAAAAATTTCCCGATTATTTTTATCACCATTAAAGTTCACTGTATTAGAGTAATCGGGCATTTTCCATTTAAATTCAAAATGTCACAACATAGAACATAGAACGCACATAAATTGAACACATCATGGTCTCCTTTAACCTCCATGAGATGTGATGTTTACATCCATGCAGATATTTAGAAGATGGTCTATATACAAAGTcagaaaagtaaaataataagtcATGGAGGACAGATTataggaaagttaacaaaaactaatttatttaatgggtaatttaacacatagattataaaagaacggtcgacgtttcgacagcggcACGACGAAgttcctgacgaagacagtgccactgtcgaaacgtcgaccgctCTTTTATAATCTgtgtgttaaattacccattaaataaattactttttgttaactttcccgTAATCTGTtatccacgtcttattattctagttttattcaacttcgtagccgtctgatttCCTCTCTTTGACCTACAAAGTTATAACGTATACCACGACGGTAAAGGTTCCACAAACTGGAAAAGACTTATACCCCAGTCAGatggcatgctcgaaggacttcggggaattttcatttgcaaaaaatgacctctcagagccgtgtcagacggcagctcaaagcaccttctttctaagaaatgaccatcaacgcgaaaggaggcccccaacgacatttgaggtgcAGAAAGGAGCTAATCTCGACAACAgagttatgccattgtaccctcgctaccttcgcagctgaatgtaggaaaacctataaaatgcggataatggagtgaaactgtgtaaacgtatttagatcctatttagagaagtgcatatgacctctgcatcttgatttgtggtgcacagaccaacttcaaatttccacagcagacagggaaaacgaaaccgaaaaagggagccggtgagggcagtcagttgaggagcactcctttcccgcctgtctggcaggcgcccccgaacaaaggtcatttgagaggccgaaggccatttctcgcaattgacatttgaaatgctgtctgactagggtattagccTCTAGCTATAAAAGATGATGTACTCGGACCCAATTTCCTTATCCGATATGGAACACCAGTTGGCGCGACAGGCCATACAACATCGTGCAGTAGTATTTGATCCTGTTGCGCAACGGCCCGTCATCCACAGAACGCTTTTCGACCGGAAATACTCCAATTGAAGGTTTCCGTGAGGAATTGACGAAATCGACAAGATTCCGCTTGTCCGTACAACAGCCGAATCGTGTGTCCTTTCTCTACAGTTTTGACTGAGCTTTCGCATCGTAAATAGTGTTCAATTTGCCTCATCGTAAAATCTATGAATTGCGTcttctttcgctcataagtcacgaacgacgcaagGGACGAAGCCCATTTCTTTTGTGTAGTTGTCAAGGTGTTCTTGCACTGCGCCAGGAGAAATAGTCACATTTCAGAGCCCCTTTAAATATTGGGCATTTAGCTAACGTTTAAATAACGAGCCCTTTAGAACCGTGCAAGATCTCCGCACCTCGGGGTTTTATCTTATCCAATCTGATCCAGTCTGCCATTGTCACCGTAACAAtggactttcttctttcttttttcagtcGCGGGCGATGCTGACCTACAGGATAAACGGCGACGACGGAGAACTGGGTTGCTTCGCTACGAATGTGAAGATTGCATACTAAATGCACATACAGCATGATATGTTAAGTAATAAAGAAGaagtcgtccgacaaggcgttgagggcacccaagcagcacaatgtactgaaagtcgagtgcaataggggtggacgggtaggcagaaggccttgaacagactcgtgaaactgaagtactttgataagacacataccgaccacccctattgcactcgactttcagtacattttgctgcttggacAGTTGAATATCTTCTATACGCACAACCGGGCTAATACACATTCTACGACTCGCTATATAAGTGTGTGCTCCATCCGACGTAGCTGATTCTCTGCCTATATGCCGCACGCATCATAGAAAAGTGACTATCGCTTCGCCACCCGCACTGTGTCAGCTCTACTGCGCGTCATTGGAATATtagttttaccgcgctcctatGTTGCCTGAATGGCAATTCAGTGAAAAATTCAGTCAGTGCAAGCCGTGCGCATCACGAGCGTTCAAATTACCATTACCTCGACTCCTCACGGCCACGTGCCGTCTTGACCCGTTTCTATCTCCACATCTTAGCTTCCGGTAAGTTCCTAACGCTCCGGGAGAATgcgcgtcctggaccgacttctagtaggggaactgtgctgacatgtGACTGgcagcgtctgaagaaaacagaagaagaaacaatTCGTTTGTACTGGTTCAATAGTCATTGAAAACCGTTGAACCGCATGAGAGCGCGTGGAAATAATGCATTCTGTTCTACATTTATCGTCCATTGACTGCTCGCGGTCGCTGAAGTTGCGCGAAAATATTGCCCGAAAAATATAATACATGAttaactgattgattgattgattgattcacaTGATCAATGGTCGTGATTAATTCGCGTCTTTTGTCTGCGTAGGGCACGACATCTATAGCTTACTTGGGTGGTGTTCAAATTCAGCAAGAGCAAACACAATGTGAATTCGCAATACTTTCGTTCAGTGttgacgaggggggggggggggggtaagtcGTTATTGTAACTAGACTACTTTTTTCGGGGGTCTACATCCGAAAGAAGGGAGTGAGCAATGTCTTGTTGCCACACTGAGCCAACATCTTTGGGCCGGTGAGTGACCAAAGCAGGTGTCTTCGGTCGCTCCAGGACCTCATTATCGGGTGAAAAGGCTGCGCGGGCTGATGGGCGTTCAAGGCGGCTATGTCTGCTTCTTCATTGTCGCTGATGCCGACATATCCGAGGATACACTGAAATGCGACATTGTGCCCTGCAACGGCCGCCTCCTTAGTTATAACCTTTAAgaatgtcaaagacaacagtaCAGAGGGACCCACGTATCCCCAAGGTGGCCACACACTGGGTGTAGCAGGATTAAATAGAGCAGAGAAACGAGTCTTTCCAACCAAGAAAAACTAGAACCTCGTTCTTCTAGTGCTCTAATAATAAAACTTGGCGCGTTTATGTATATGTATGTCATGCAACTTAAACTTCAAGAATCACCAAATCGCTTCCAAAAGAAACGCATCAAGGTATAGGCCTGTTTCGTCATATCACAGATTAGTATAGTGTTCGTACATCGAAACTATTATAGAGAGTCTTGCACCGCGCCCATTGTAAGAACAATGTCAgagttaattattcaatgaatCATTATTACGGAGttaattatttatttaatgAACGAATTCTGGAGAAGTCAAAAACTAAAAGGTGTACATTATGTAGCAAGTAAGTTGAAAGTAGCCTagttacttttccaaagtagctTCGCAGGAAACCCAAAATCCATTCTCATGACTTTGTTCGTAACTTcgttatattttgcacagtacCTTAAGTGGTAGCGAGTTCTTTTCGGCGAGTTACTTCCACATCCCAGCTTGTCACCATGGTCTCTTTGTTCCTTTTTCCCACATGGTAGTGGAACAACACAACAATTATATTccgacgatgaagtggggaggtctTTCCAccctaggagtggaacgctaccccgtAGCTGGGGTACAGTGGTTAGAAGTGGCTAGAAGCTAGGGCTCCGAACGTGGACATCTATATGTGTCTCTTACTGCACGTCCAATATAATTGTCAAGTGACGTACCAATAAAAGAATGTAATAAActgtcaatcaatcaaccacGTTAACCCAACATACAAAATGTACACTCCATAAGAATTAATCAGGTATGTTAGGTTTATCGTCCAtatacaaaaaaagagagagagagagaaaaaaaaatctgcagcgtcttgttgttgttggttggttaaGTAACAAGGGG contains:
- the LOC135397653 gene encoding mite group 2 allergen-like Ixo r 2 encodes the protein MRSLAFALVFVGLACGGHVPISYCGTMSRARIEHVDIEQCDSESCVIRRGRWTRFMFAIDPYVNSTTLTLDASLTLVGMSSPVTALGSSNLCGYIRCPILAGRTYDDAAQIMIGTWVPRSRAMLTYRINGDDGELGCFATNVKIAY